Part of the Limnothrix sp. FACHB-406 genome, CTGGTGATTGATCACCACCAGTTGTCCTGGATAGCCAGAGTTGGGGCCCACAAAGGCGACGGTTCCGGGCCCAACGGCCAAGACAACGGCGCTGGGTCGGGCTTCAAGGGTGATGTAACTGTTAAAGACGGCGGCTCCGGCGGGCCCCACTTGCCAACCAAAGTCCGTCAGGGGACGGCTAATTTCCGACAGGGGATAGCGCAGCAGGTCGTTGTCGGGGTCGCTGGCGCTGGGGGGCGCGCCGACTCCAGGGTCGATCGGGGACCAAAGCACGCCGGGCACAAAGACCGATCGCCCCGGTTGGGCCTGGCAACCATTGACCGTAAACAGAGAGTCGGCCCGAACGCGGTATTGCTGGGCGATCGACTGCCAATTGTCGCCCGGTTGGGTTTCCACCCGAATTCCGTTAATGGGAGCAATCAAAATTTCCGTGCCGGGTTTGGGCAGTTGGCCGCCCCGCAGGTTGGGATTCAGGGCCAGCAGGGTGCTGGGCAACAGGTTATAGCGACTGGCAAGACTTTCGACGGTTTCTCCGGCGGCCAACCGATGGCGAACCAGTCGATCGAGCACCGCCGGGCCACAGGGGTTGCTGTTTGGCTCGGGGGTGGGGGGTTCGGCGGCTTGGGCATTGGCATGGGTAACGGGCATCAGGACGGGCCCCAAGGCGATCGCCCCCCAAAGCAACCAGCGCCAAGGGCCCGATCGCCTACCCGTTTCCTGGTTCCGGGTCTGGCCCAGCCCACCACCGACCAACGCAAATATCTCAGATACAATGAGGCCCATCTCGCCACCCAATGCCCAAAGCGGATACATCTTCCACGGTACGCATTCCACCATACGCATTCCAACAGGCTTCAGCAGCAATGACGGTGCAATCCGGCCCCGATGCTTCCGGCTTTCCCTTGGCGGATGAAGCTCGTGAAGAAGGTTTTGATCATTACCGCGATGATTACGATGCCGATTCCCGCGACGTGCCATTGTGGCCCACGCGCCGGATGCCCCGTTCCCCCGCCAGCCGATCGCCCCAAGACTTCACATCGGTGCTGCGGGAAATAGACCCCAGCGCCGGACAACCCGACCTTGCACCACAGCCCGACCTAATCGATTGCGTTGAGTTTTTGCGGAGTTTGCACCGCCCGATCGATCCAGCCGTGGCCGCCTTACCCCCCCTAGACACCGCGCCTTCGGAGCGCCAGGCGATCGAGTGGGAATACAAAATTGTGCGCGCCAAGCGTCCCCTCTTTGCCAATCCTGTCACCTTTGCCCAACTTTGTCGCGAAGAAGCCCTGGCCGGTTGGATTTTGTTGGAAAAGTTTGATGATCGCCGGGTACGATTTCGCCGACCGCTGCACTTGCGCGACGAACTGGATCGATCGGCTCTGCCCTTTGATCCCTATCGCACCCAATACCAAGGGCCCGGCTTCCGCAATTGGGGTTGGGGAATTGCCGCCCTGCTCGCGGCGGTCACCATTCCGGCCTATGCGGGCTATGCCTGGGTTTCGGTGCAACTGTTGGGCCCTTGGCGCGATGATTTGCCCCGTCCGGCCCAGCGGGTGGCTCCGGCTCCACCCCTGAATCCTCCCGCCGAGTCAGTGCTTGACATCCTCCCCGCCCCAAGGAACGAAGATTCCTAGACCTCGCGATCTAGGTTTCTGCTTTATTGCACCTGCCTCCACTCTCAAGGAGTTTTCCGGTCTTACGGTTGCTCCACAGACTGACACCGCTAGCCCAGCGGCCTGTCAAATTCTAGCAGGCCCTAAAGGGCGGGGTTTTAGACCCCGTGTTAAGACAATAAATGCACAAATGCAAATGCACATCTGCCACTTGAAATTTACTTGAGAGTATTTTGACGAGACTTGAGTTCATAGTCGATGGGCCACCCGTATCTCAACAAACCCGTAGGCGGGAGCGTCTTAGAGCCTGGAAAACGACAGTACGACAAGAAGCAGAGAAATATTGGCCCCCAGGACAAAAAGCAGCGATCGGTCTAATCATGCTGCAAATAACCTATTTCTATGATTCTGTGGCTATGGATGTGGACAATATTGTCAAGCCAATTCAAGATGCCATAATTGGATTAGCCTACATTGATGATGATCAAGTCACTGATGTTCTTGTCAGAAAACGAAATCTGTCAGGCAACTTTAAAATTGAAAATATGACCTCAACCTTGGCAGAAGGCTTTCTTCGTGGCAATGAATTTTTGCATATTGTCGTCATTGATGCTCCCGATCAAGAGGTACTTATTTAATGGCAACTTCATCTGCAACTCTAGAAAGAGAGCGATTACTGCAATTGGCGGAAGAATATCGTAATCAGGGATACGAGGTTTATTTTCATCCGAGTCTTGAAGATCTGCCAAATTTTCTGAAGAATTATCGTCCTGATATGATTGCTCGGCGAGGGAATGAAGCTGTGATCATTGAAGTGAAATCACGCCGTTCTCTGAGTTCCTCTTCTAGGCAATATCTCCAAAATTTAGCTCAATCCGTGGAACAGCATCCCGGTTGGCGCTTTGAGTTAGTGATGACTAATCCAGAGGATGCCGTCTACCCGCCAGAGGCTGAAGGCTCTCTTCAAGCATCTGAAATCGAAACAAGATTGCAGATAGCAAGGCAACTTGCAACGCAACATCC contains:
- a CDS encoding M23 family metallopeptidase, translated to MGLIVSEIFALVGGGLGQTRNQETGRRSGPWRWLLWGAIALGPVLMPVTHANAQAAEPPTPEPNSNPCGPAVLDRLVRHRLAAGETVESLASRYNLLPSTLLALNPNLRGGQLPKPGTEILIAPINGIRVETQPGDNWQSIAQQYRVRADSLFTVNGCQAQPGRSVFVPGVLWSPIDPGVGAPPSASDPDNDLLRYPLSEISRPLTDFGWQVGPAGAAVFNSYITLEARPSAVVLAVGPGTVAFVGPNSGYPGQLVVINHQGGRQTRYANLGATSVQRGQRVNAGTRLGTIPSRPANGRSRGLWFEVRYNSSVGWVAQNPGPYLQRMEPARSTPPNPTAPTGNRPSPRPSPPRNGSSNR
- a CDS encoding RusA family crossover junction endodeoxyribonuclease; the protein is MTRLEFIVDGPPVSQQTRRRERLRAWKTTVRQEAEKYWPPGQKAAIGLIMLQITYFYDSVAMDVDNIVKPIQDAIIGLAYIDDDQVTDVLVRKRNLSGNFKIENMTSTLAEGFLRGNEFLHIVVIDAPDQEVLI